tttgcactaattttaattgaaattatgatttgaaaaaattagttgtcatttgatttgatgcggcatgcttagcttagatgatttgatgcctcatgcataacatttacatctaatatttggagaatttatcttggcaaatataagagtcaatatattttatatatttactgagctataattgttaaaagaatcattatttgaaccttaagaaatgaattcggtggaatcctaaaccccagtacctcttgcaccattgttaatatttttgtgtatataatgttttataaatctaaaaatccattaccttcacaagtccgagtttgaacgataccccttatcatcattactacaaccacgaaaaatatttaatcagTATCTTTGGTCCTTTCTTGGACCATTGGAGCGTTTTATCTAGATCATGCGCGGTcttagtcctttcttggactattagtgcactTCGTTTCAAGCCGTGTACTGAGCCTATCCCTtttttggactattggtgcacttcatctaaagccgtgcacggagcctagccttttcttggactattggtgcacttcatctaaagccatgcacgTAGCCTagacctttcttggactattggtgaacttcatctaaagccatgcacggagtctagccctttcttggactattggtgcacttcatctaaagccatgcacggagcttagccctttcttggactattggtgtacttcatctaaagccatgcacggagcctagccctttcctggactattggtgcacttcatataaatccatgcacggagcctagccctttcttggactattaatCATTCTTAATCGGGGTATATCATCACTCATAGCGCGGTATAATATagataatatttattattttcatccatTCGACGTACATTAGATCGTTCAAGCATAGTAAgttttgagccattttccattgataagGGGTATTGATGCGGGAGCCATTCATCTTCTTTAGGTAATAATATCCACTTTCCGCTGCCTCACTTATCATGTAGGGACCTTGCCAGTTAGCAGCGAATTTACCTGCTTTCTCATTGTGTTGGACGTGTGGTGCGATTTTCATCACTACATCATTTACGTTGAAGACTCATTCTTTTACCTTTTGATTATAGTATCTCGATGTCCGCTGCCTGTACTTATCCGCTAATCGCTCAGCTCTGGCTCGTCGTTATTCTAAGGTATCCAGGTGTGCAAACGGACTGACATCATCCGGAGTAGTGAGACTTGCCATAGCCACGCGCGCGAATGGTATTGCAATTTCCGTTGGTAGGATCACATCCTCTCCATACATCAGGGAATAAGGGGATGCGCCTGTGGAACTTCTTCTGGAGATACGATACGCCCAAAGTGCAAGTGGTAGATGTTCGTGTCAGCTTCTGTGATGATCATATACCGTTGGGATtaatattcttaatagcgttttgtTGGTAGCCTCAGCCTGTCCGTTCCATTGCCGGTAGTAGACAGTCGAAGTGTGGAACTTGATCCCATACTGGTCCAACAAATCTATGACAGTCTGATTAACGAAAGAAGTGTCATTATCCGAGCGTATGATCATAGGTGCCCCGAATCGACAGatgatgtgctctttgatgaacgcGGAAATTGTTGCGCCCGAGTAGTCTCGGAGTGGTAtaacttcaacccatttggtagaaTATTCAGTCGCGGTGATGATATACTTGTGACGTCCGGACGAGGTTGGATTTATCTgcccaatgatgtcgagtccccagctatgGAAAGGCCATGGGGTGACGACACTGTGCAACCAAGTATGTTGGGCATGAATCATCGATCCGTGACTTTGACATTGCTGACATCTCTTTACGTGTTCGGCGGTGTCGAActccattgtgggccagtaatatcctgcTTCGTGTAGGTGCAGAAAGAGCTTCTGCATACCCTGGTGCTCGCCATCGTGGGTTGTAGCCATGACTGTTTCCGCCTCTTCCAGTGATAGACAACGTAATACCTTGCCTCCGAAACTTTTCCTGTAAAGTACGCATTCACTTATGAAGAACCGGCCAGACTTTCTTTGAATTTTTAACGCCTCCTGTCTGTTTGACGGCAGGCGCTCATGCTGGATGAAGTCCATGTAGGGTTGTCTCTAGTCCACTATCTGTGCACTGCATATTTCTGTCTTTTGCAGAGGTGCTTGGCAGTCGTCGCATTTGTCTTGGATCACAGCTGCTTGAACTGCCATGCTTGGCCAGTACACGCCCATCCTTTGAAACCATCGATATAAAAGGATTCCTCCTGTCTGTCCGCATGACTTCTCATGGACGCGATTCAGTATTTCCTGTGCCTCTGATTTTCCTACGCACCGTGATAAAGCGCCTCCAGATGTTCGAAAGTATAATGCTCCTCGTATTAAAACAAATTGCTTTAGTACTTTGACGGGCAATACTTGATCGTCCTCTCCTCTAGTCAGGTCCTCGATATATGTTGTTCTTCAATCATCTTTTAGCTCGAATGCGACGTCCTCTTTCCATGTGTTGGGCACTGCTCTCCTTTTTACCACTATAGTGCCTTCATCGGATTCGTTTAATTGTATCTTAGCCGCTAGAGTATCCATAGCATTCGCGTGTTTATTAGTAGATCTTCCTGTATGCTCCACGACGGTGCTTCCCCTTCTTGCGATCAACCCTTGGGCTTCCGCTCGATATGGCGCAAGATGTGCTTCTTTCACCTGAAAGTCTCCCGATATTTGGTTTTTGACTAGATTTGAGTCCCCTTTGACATCAATGGCTCCCAGGTTGAGTTCCTTCGCCAATCGCAATCTGAGGATCAATGCTTCATACTCCGCCACATTGTTGCTACATTCGAAGTCCAGCTTGAAAGAGAATGATATCAATTCTTTCTAAGGCGTTTCGAAGACTATACCTGCTCCTCCATAAGAGCCGTATGAGGACCTATCAAAGAACATTGTCCAGCGTTACTCTTCTTCAAGTTCAGCTACCTCGCCAGGTATTTCCTCACCTATCTCTGTCATGTATATTCCTGGGAACGTTGCTAAGAAATCCGAAAATGCTTGCCCTCGTACTCCTTTCGACCGCTGATATTTTAGTTCGAACTCGGATAATTGTAGCAGCCAGCGAGCTGTTTTGCCGGATAATACGGGTTTTGTTGCTAAGTAGGAAATTGGATTAGCCGTAGCCACCACTATGGTTTCATGAGCAAGCAGGTATGATCGTAACTTTTGCGTGGCGTAGATGAGCGCTAAACATGCTTGCTCTGCCCTTGAATATCTGAGTTCCGTGTCTCTGAACCCTCTGCTGGTATAATGGATTGGGCATAACTGGTCGTTGCCAAGGTCTTGAGCTAATAACGCTTCAATCGCCACGTTGGTAAACGATGTATACAGATAGAGGGGCTCGCCTTTGACAGGGGATCGTAGGACTCTTGCACTGATCAAACATTCCTTGAGCTTCTGGAAGGCTTGGTCTTGCTCATTGCCCCACTCGAACCGTTTGTTCTTCTTCAGTAGTGGTGTAAACGCGCACAACAGTTGTGCCAGGCCCGGAATGAACCTCCGAGCGTAGGACACCCTTCCAATAAAAGTTTGCATCTCTTTTGCATTTGCCGGTGATCTCATAGTGGTTATTGCTCCGACTTTATCCGGATCAATTTGTCTTCCCTTGTCAGTGacaacaaaccctagaaattttctgTAGGTGACTCCAAACGCGCATTTGAGAggattcattttcaagtggtattTTCTACATCTGTTGAAAACGTGCCTTAGATGGTTAAGATGATCCTTTTGTGCTCGAGACTTTACTACCATATCATCAATGTACACTTCCATGATctgatgcatcatgtcgtggaagattgctaCCGTGGCTCGTTGGTAAGTGGCGCCCgcattcttcaacccaaagggcatgaCTGTGTAAAAGAAATTTCCGTATGGGGTCTGGAAGGCCGTCTTGTGCGCGTCCTCCACcgacatcttgatttggttgtatccgctaAATCCGTCCATGAAAGAAAACATACCATATCCgcttgtattatttaccatcatgTCAATGTTTGATACTGGAAAATCATCCTTAGGACACGCTCGGTTTAGATCTCGATAGTCGACGCAGCATCAGACTTTACCATTCTTTTTCTTTATTGGGACGATGTTGGCTAACCAAGTGGGGTGTTGGACTGGCCTAATGAAGTTAGCCTTTAACAGCTTCTCCACCTCTTCTTTGATAGCCAACTCTATTCCCTTAGAAAATTTACGTCTCCGCTGTTTGACAGGTTGATACTCGGGTGAGACATTGAGGTTGTGTGCAATCAGGTTGCTGTCGAGGCCCGACATTTCGTCATGCGTGAATGCGAACACATCTCTATACTCGCGAAGCAGTTTAATCAAacgtgatttttcttcttcttctatatgcTCGCTGATACGCATGCATCGGGGTTCTCCCTCTGAGCCGAGGCTCATCTCTTCTAATCCGTCCATGGTTGGATCGGGCTTTACAGGTAaatcttttatcattttctccACCGAAATCAAGGGTTCTATTTCTTCTGGCCAATCTTCACCAAGTGCGGTTGCTTCCATCATGTTCTCTTCGTCCGCCGATGACATGGCACAATCGTGTTGTTGACTGGAAGCTTCCCCGACTAATTTCTATAAGCGATAAACGTGTCCGTGTCCGCCCTCTGGTCGTGAGAAGCGTTTGAATTGAATATTCTTTGTTTCGGCTATAGCTCGCTTATTCCTCGCGGCGGGTCCCATCCTTGACGGGCTAAAAACGGATTTGACTTTTCCGTTTACTTCTGCTTCCGGCTGGAATTCTTCCCATTTAGGGAGGGTGATAAAACGCTCTGTTTGTTCGCCTTGGTCTATGCCCGGCTGTGTGTAGAAGACTGCATCTTCCATGTAAGCCTCTTCTGGACCAAACAGATTGTTCGTGGCTGGGATCCTGAATTGTCTTCCTCCGATATTAGTCTTAACACATTGATGATACGTAGATGCCACCACTTTGTGGTTCAGAATCCACCCTCGCCCTAGTAAGACATGGAACGTGGTGTCATCCTCGAGTACGTAAAAAGGAGTTAGCGCTCTGATGGGTACGATCTTCATCATCAGATGTACTATTCCTATTGTCGTCTGGGTTTGTCCGCCAAACCTTCTTACAGTTGTTGCACGTGTTTTGATCGACGTTCTTGGCACTCCTAACGGTTCCAATGTGTGCAAGGAAATCATGTTGAGGGACACTCCACCGTCTATGAAAGCTCGCTTGAGAGGCTGCTTGTTGATATGGGCTGTGAGATATAAGGGTCGGAGGTGCTCTCCTGGATAACATATATCTTTATCAGTGAAGGTGATAACTTCCCGCGACAACGGATTGTACGCTTTACCAGAAGCGATGGCTGCAATAGCTTTGGATGCTTCGTAGATTTGGTCCCCGCTAAAACCAAGTGAGTCAAAGAATTGCTGGGCTAAAACTGTTTGGGCAAATTTACTAGCAACTCCGGTCGTATCTGAGAAGGTGGCCATCTCAGTTGTCTCGTATGCTTCCCattccttctcatcttcccatGGTCTCCAGGTTTCCTCTTTTGTAGGTTCATGGGAGATCATCATGACTTGGTGCTGAGGGAGTGGATCCTTCTGAATGCTCTGCTCTCCTATTTCTAGCTCGCCTCTGGCTCGCTTCATTTTCACTATATAGCGTAGAGAAAAACACTCCGTAATCGGATGATGGACTCttctgtggtagtggcagtacCGTTCATGCATCTTATCCGCTGCGGTCGGTTCCGTAACCACATGTGGCAGAGTTTGTTTTTTGTTAGCTACCCATTGCTCCAAAAGTCCTACTATCTGTTCCCTGCTGCATGGTAGTGGCGGCGGCTTTGGTCTCCCTCCGTCTGTTCTTCCACCTCTCCTACTTGATTGTCCTCCCTGATAAGGGCCAAAAACAGCAATTCCTCCTTTACCTCTATCTCCCCCTTGATCATTTGACGCTGCATTAACAGAATGTAATTGCCAGCAGTGCCCGCTTGCTCCAGCATCCGCGCAGTCTGATATCCGAGATGCGGCCTCTTCAACTTCTATGAAAGTTTGAAACTTGAAATTTGTTAAATTCAGCCGGAAGATCACGTCCATTCCTCGAATACAAATTTCCACCAAGCGCTCTTCTGGGATGTCCTCGTGACATTCGAGTGTGAAATCTCGGAAGCGGGTGATGAACTTTCCAATTTCTTCTCCGACCCGCTGGGTACACCTTCCCAAATCTATGGCGGTGACTCTTCTTTGGGCGGAATAGAACTTCTTCAGAAAGTGTTGTACCATGGCAGGCCATGAAATGATACTTCCGGGTTTCAAATTATCGTACCAGCCAGGTAAAAGCATTGTCCGTCAGTGACTTAGGGAACTCCCTCATGCATGGATTTCATCTTGAGCATACACATTCATTGCTGATATGAAGCGGCTCACATGCTCGCGTGCGTTTCTCTTTCCTCCATATGTCTTGAACTTCGGCGATGTATAATCTTCAGGATATGAGTAATCGGCGACCTGCATAGAGTATGGTGGCTCTAATGAATCATAGGCTTTGTGTTTTGGTACTCGATAGTTTTCCTCTAGATATTTGGAGATCGCGTCCTCTGTCATGCTCGGAACCGTGTTCTTTGTACTAGCAGCTTTAGTTGTCCCTGCGCCTTGTTCTCTTGCTCGCTTCAGTCACCCGCGTATCTCCTGTTGCTTCTTAATGGATGCATCTAATTCCTCTTGTAATTCAGGCACTTCTCGCTCGATAATCTCTGCTGCGGCTCTCTCTTTAGACGCTTCTTCTTTCCTCTAAGATCCTCCTGCTCCTTGTACGATAGGTGTACTGACTACCGCTCGGACATGTACCTCTTCATGGCTTTCTCCTTGAATGTCTTCCATAGTGACGTGGTCCGGGTTGGGAAGTGCTCCACCCGCTGGCATCTCATGGCTCGCACCTGGGAGTATCATGCTGGACTAAAGGCtaagaacctcccactgtggtcgcaatgttgataggtagaatgtgggaaggaggaaccagccctaatcacagaaagtactcccaaggagaaGGTAAATAGGTAAAAGTAATGGGGAATTAATGATGATATCATGAAGTGTACCttcatttccttttataacaTCCCTCTTAAGAATAAACACTCATAAGATTAATATATTACTAAACTGTCATTTCTCTCTCCTTAAGTTAGCACCAAACCCTAAAGGGATTTCACCCAAGGCCCAACTTCCTTAGTATGCTCTTGTATGAACTAGGACTTCCATCTtaatgggttaggcctagtccccaagtctcTTTATTCCTTAGTGTAGAAGCCTTGATaggttaaggggcaaccattTGGGGGCAACCATTTTCTAGggttaattattttcatgtatcaacagagCCCAACTTGCTGCTAGGCTCCCATCTAGTTTCTTGTAAAAACCTTTCTTTTCTTTGTTAAATTTCTATAATattgaaaatataataaaattaatactatgtacatataattttttttttgggctgATTGAGGATATACTTTCTTAGTGATTAATAATGCTgcctagtattttttttttttttttttttgtaaaaggcAATTTGCAGAGCAAAGTCGTCTAATTTTAATAGCGTAGCAATAAACGATTCTCCGTGCCTATAAAAACCTCAAGGCTTGACACACTTCTTTACAACTTCTACTGTAGCTCAAGAATTCTTAAATCACGTGTTCAAGTTACATGGtcttccttcttcaattgtgtcaGATAGGGACAAGATTTTTACAAGCAATTTTTGACAAGAACTCTTCAAGGCGATGGGTACCAATTTATAGTTGAATTGTACATATCATCCCTAATCAGATGGTCAGACTTAAATAGTCAATTCTTGTTTGGAAAACTACCTCGGATGCATGACTGGTCATCAACTTAAACATTGGTTCAAATGACTCTATCTGACAGAGTTTCAGTAAAATACAAACCATCATATAGCTTAAACGTGGCTCTGTTCAAGGCTCTCTATGTATATTATCCACCACATCTTGCCTTTCCTAATGAAGTTCTCACTTCAGTGTCTGCCATTGAAGATTACCTTCACCAAAGGGATGTCATGTTAAATTGTTGAGAGACTCTCCACATAAAGCACAAGAGAGAATTATGGTGTCTTCTcacacaataaaaataaaaataataaaatatttgaagTGGGTGATTTAGTTTACCCGAAGCTTCAGCCTTACAGAAAATCGTCTATTGCATTGCACAAAAACTTTAATTTGTCGGTACGTTACTATGACACTTGTCCTATACTTGAAAAGGTGGGTCAGGTAGCTTACAAGTTGCAACTCCCCGCTTTTCCACATTCCACCCTGTTTTCCATGTCTCTTAGCTGAAGAAGCACATCAGAGTTGCTGCAACCATAACATGAGAATTAATTGTTAACACTCTCAATTGTTTATGTTGCTATTAGGGACTACCTTGGTAATTGCTTGCACTATGTGATACATTCACGTCTGTTGATGACAAAAATAAAAGCATAACTCAAAATGCGTGATGCTTTACATTTTTTAAGCCAAAATTTTAGATCAAGATTTTTTTTGTCTTAAAATACCATCTAAATTTCTTTGGTcctttggttttttaaaattaaagCGCCAATCCCCTCGTCTATCATCATCTGACTTGTCATTCAATTGTTATACTATCTACAAACAACTAAACAATTTCATTTTTCACCTCGAAAAGAATGAAAGGCACGATCCGATCATGAATTAAGTCAAATTAAGATGATTGAGAAATTTATTTAGAAAGAAATTAATAAAGAGTAGGGATCCCCTGATATACTAAATCTTATACTATCTCACACTTTCTACGTCATTTTGGTGAATAAAAACCAAACGGTAATAGATTTGAAGCAAATATTTTCGGGATATAGTCCTCGTAGAAAGCTCTACATACCTACTAAAATGAGAGCATTTCGAGATTCTAAACCTCATAATCTACCAACCTCAATTTCGATGGTTAAAAATTTGTTTCCTTTCAACGACTCATTTTCAAAATAGTAGATGGTGATGTTATGTATTTCAGAAGACGTTCATTTTTGGTAGGTATATAGAGCTTTGTAAGAGGATCACATTCCCAAAATATTAGTTTCAAATTTGTTATCACTTGGTTTTTACATACAAAATAACGTAAAAAGTGTGAGATAGCGTGAGTTTTAAAGTGTAAAGGGATCCTTTCCTCAATAAATTTGTATAGGAAGATGtaaatctaactcctttaaaatcctaagctcataagactccacgttgaacggtgacctTCACCCACTCACAGAATTGATccgtttcacttttcctcaaaggGGAGAAAAACAAAGAGTTGTTTTGCTAAAGAaagtaatttttatatttatcatctcggagaccaaaaaaaaaacgCAGCAACAAACCTAGGTTTTCTTCTCTAGGTTTATGCCTCCACCTTCTTCCTAATCTGCGTATCCCTGTTCTTTACTGTATCTTGTAATCAACTATTCTCTACCACCTCCACCTCCCATCTCTGGGACGTTTACATTGCCTAATAAACTAATGGCACGTAGAATCGCTAAAACTATTCTAAACCATGGTATTACGATCCCTTGATGAATTGCcggtatgattttgattttgactgTACCTAGAATTCATTATGATTTACATTTTACAACTTAGTTTAGTTTTGTATCGATCGTTTAGGGTTGTAATCTCTTATCACTATCACTATGAGTATCGTTTGATTCAATGGatatattttatgtttttttcttagCATTTAGTGCTGGATCTGATTCTTAATGTTGATACCTTTCTTTTGGTTTTAGATCATTGTTTTAAAGATGAATTTTGGGGTATGGTTTTAAATCAACATCATTTAGTAATAGTGAATTAGTGATGAACACAGAGTCTCCAAGCTTTAGTTTCCTGTCACCTGTGCATTTGTAGTTGTAAGGCACTTCAGATGAAAACAAGCAAATCTATATATGCTCACGAATGGGTGTGACGTgagaatatatatacataaaaattaaCTTAACAATGGCGTGTTTCCTGTTTGATGGCAGGAGATGAACGATTTTATGCTTTAGGGTCGGAGAAGATAATACGTatttaatgtggaacaaggtaaaagaaagcaatactagattgctataagcaagaagagaagagaattcaagcaagaagagaaagataagttttgtgtttaataatttgattgagtaatagatggatcttacaagacttaatctagcctttatataggcttgaagaataactaaactaggaaacagaaaactaaaaggaaatctaaaagaatcctaaaaataagaaagactgaaactaggaaaccatggaagacaaacctctaagcggaatcttctggaattgtagtatgccctgcatcagtccccccttctagagtaaaactcgtcctcgagttgtccaaacaaac
This genomic stretch from Papaver somniferum cultivar HN1 chromosome 5, ASM357369v1, whole genome shotgun sequence harbors:
- the LOC113279358 gene encoding uncharacterized protein LOC113279358, whose protein sequence is MLLPGWYDNLKPGSIISWPAMVQHFLKKFYSAQRRVTAIDLGRCTQRVGEEIGKFITRFRDFTLECHEDIPEERLVEICIRGMDVIFRLNLTNFKFQTFIEVEEAASRISDCADAGASGHCWQLHSVNAASNDQGGDRGKGGIAVFGPYQGGQSSRRGGRTDGGRPKPPPLPCSREQIVGLLEQWVANKKQTLPHVVTEPTAADKMHERYCHYHRRVHHPITECFSLRYIVKMKRARGELEIGEQSIQKDPLPQHQVMMISHEPTKEETWRPWEDEKEWEAYETTEMATFSDTTGVASKFAQTVLAQQFFDSLGFSGDQIYEASKAIAAIASGKAYNPLSREVITFTDKDICYPGEHLRPLYLTAHINKQPLKRAFIDGGVSLNMISLHTLEPLGVPRTSIKTRATTVRRFGGQTQTTIGIVHLMMKIVPIRALTPFYVLEDDTTFHVLLGRGWILNHKVVASTYHQCVKTNIGGRQFRIPATNNLFGPEEAYMEDAVFYTQPGIDQGEQTERFITLPKWEEFQPEAEVNGKVKSVFSPSRMGPAARNKRAIAETKNIQFKRFSRPEGGHGHVYRL